TAACAGACATCCTTGTTAGCAAAGCTGGTATCACTGCTGTTAGCGAAGCTGGTATCACTGCTGAGAAAGCTGGAGAGTCACCGTAAGTGAGCCTCAAATCAAATATATCCTCAAAATGAAGTGTGGCCAGTACAGTGATacaatacattttatttttttctgggGAATGCAATGATGATGTTTTCAGATTGCACGTCCTTATAGTTTGTAAAGGTAGTATCGGTTTGGCATTATGGAGATGCCACATCATCTCGGTTTGCATGCATGCattataattgatgtctttaAATTTGGGGGTATTCTTAGAATTGAATTGGAACCATATTGAAATAGATATTGAGTAAAAAGAGTTCGGATTTTTAACCAAGTATTGGTTACATATTGttgtaaaagaaaaaaattgaaatatacaattACATTGTTTTAATTACGTTTTTCTCAGTGCACATTCTCTTTATTATGAATTGCCTGGAACGGAAAAAGATGACAATGGCTTTCTTATCAATTTGATTAATTCACCAGGGCATGTTGACTTTTCATCAGAGGTTACAGCTGCTTTGCGTGTTACAGATGGTGCACTTGTTGTGGTTGATTATAATAGCGGTAAGTACTCACATTATTTCTGCTCATGAGCATAAAGTATATGAGAATATTTTCTGGAGTTTGTTACTATTTAATTTTCAAGTTGTATTTCATTAGACATGCAAACAAATGATGTCAATTTGcttattttaattgtaaatattttgtgctATCAGGTAGGCCTATTAGTGATCAAACTGTGACTGCACTTCGCCAAGCTATTGCTGAACGTATCAAGCCCATCGTTTTCATAAACAAGATGGACAGTGCTCTCTCGCAACAACAAGTTGGAAAAGAAGATCTTTATCAAATCTTCAATCGAATTGTTGAGAGTACCAATGTCTTTATTTCAACATTTGGTGGCAGCGACGAAACGCAAGCTTTCAGAGATATCCAGGTCAAATTACTGATACGTTGGACAGTGCCATACCAGTTAAGAATTATAGATTAATGTGTGAGCATCGCATCTGTGGTAGACTTATGTCGAAAAGGAACAATTTCGGTTCTCCAAATATTAGGTTGCAATTTGAATATCCGTGGCTGCTTGTATACGGCCTTGATCGAAGCGAAATCCTCTTATAAGTGCcgtaaaaaatcaaataatgcTTTCAGGCACATGGTTAGTTGAAAAGTCTGGatcttaattaaaaatatagtaTTGTTGggttaataagcattttttttttttttttgactctgCTTAACGATGAACCAAAGAAAAGACGAAATCACACAGTTTCGTGTAGCTCAACTCCCTTTGTCAGACATGATTTGGTGACTATTTTGCTCGTCCTATTTCTAACATCTACTAATCGTTGACCATTAATCCGTAATCAGCGGTAACCTTGTCGTGTTGTTCTCTCTCCAATGTTTCATAAATGAGCTAGTTATTTGCCGGAGAGAAACAAATGTAACCGCACTCTCGCAAATGTTATGAGCCCGGCCAGAAATCTTGCTTACAGCGCCATATTGCTGAGAGACTTTTTTAtgcttttcaattttatattctgtCCGTGTtacttttgtattaaatagTAGGAATGGGCCGGGATCCGGACTaagattcgagtcgaatccacgcatattttggactcggattggatttcgagtccacgtcgtttttaccgagtctataatcaattctgtttctactaatttacgcctatgtaTGTACTTTTTCCCCTATAAATCTTACTACATATCTtaactagttgaaattcaagtttagatatttaacaatatattgtattgtatcactcgtgtgtattataaacacaCTCATtcaaaacgacgacagatatccagataatatgaCGCAAGGTTAAAACTATTgatagcttataacaatgatgcgccagtcgccttcaaactatctatcctttttgaTGTACATGTGGACACAATAAAATATctgttagcgcaatatttttgcGTTTTCGATTTGCgtgaataaatttataacatGCACAGGATCAACCCAAGAtggaatctcatcaatacctcttttaaatcgagtttattacgtgcaatcctttctctaaaaatgggagcaatggaaagcatggagcgttttagaacgtttacatgaactactaaaatgcaagcattgtattgacgacAAGTGGCATCTCTTTACCATTTGCACAcgtgacatagtaaatttaaggttagaaatatctggaattatgggaaagcattgtagtcagaagctttttatttttctatttgacatgtaagaatttccAAATAGCCGCtcagaattgacgcaaggtggtgggctggacatccagttcacagccaaggcgcacattgacccacgtttacgtttgtattaggGCAGccgaaaaagaagaaaaatatatttttaaattaattcaacagctatctgcggaaccattaggcaaaaaatatgagctacgacgtatgtttgtgagcgcgcgatgctgtagtatggtcaaaaacgtgtttttctacttttttatggtcaaaaacgtgtttttctacttttacattgtgacgtcacggactcggaggatttgattcgagtccttgacctattactcggattcgtcgaatctctgtaatgccggactcgtcccatccctattTAATAGTACTTGAACCTCCTCAAATTGGTCATCATGTGAATACTCAGTGTTGAGTAGCCTATTCACGCAACTCAGCTTTGATTTAAAATGCTGATACTAACATATATCgtcaataatggcatttctatgTGGTCAAAATAACATTTCCCCTACAATTTCTCTCATGTATCCCTCCCACTGACTGCGGCCCTGTtacttgatatatattttcttatGTTTCCACTCCCAGTAAATTTATTCATTAATATCAATGGCTAATTCGAACAGGTATTTCCAAACAAAGGAACAGTTGGTTTTGGTTCTGGACTCCAAGGATGGGCATTCTCTCTTAAACAATTTGCCGAAATGTATGCTGAAAAATTCCAAACCACCGCTGAGAAGTTAATTGACAAATTATGGGGAGATAACTTCTTTGATATCGGAACCAAAATGTGGTCTGAAACCAAATCAGACACAAATGAGCGTGCCTTTTGCCTTTATGTGCTGGATCCAATTTACAaggtaatttgattttgaatcaGTCCTATTTTGGTTTTACATTTGGGgcaattgttttcaatttatattttgatgaaaattttgtcAGCCTTCCCATTATAAAGAAATGGACAAGGAGGTATGATTTAGTTATTAACGTGTCTGAAGTATAAAACAACCAGCTTCGCAAAATTGCTTATTTGAGTTCGAGAATTGCCTATTAGTGTTCAATATAAACTAATGCTTTGGCTTCAACTAATGAGCATGGTAATTCACAACTTATCAGGCTCGCGATGCTATAATGaacaataataaacaagagaTTGAAAAATGGATGAAAAGTACTGGTGTTACATTGAAAGGAGATGATAAAGATAAAACTGGTGTATCGTTGATGGAGGTACGTTTGTGTTTTATTTCTGTATGAAATCTCAATAGTTGCTGAACTTAATAGACCCCAAGAGTGATAGGTAATAGTACATACTTGTAACTACAACTTCTTACACGCAAGTCCCagcatgaaaatttttttctcttcGGAGAATTATGCCTCTTTCCTTAGAAGTTAACTATACAGTACTTTTTGTTTACATAATGATACAATATAGTTAATGTattcaacatttatttatttccccAGGTCTTCATGCGCACTTGGCTGCCAGCTGGAGACACTTTGCTGCAGATGATAGCAATCCACTTACCATCACCAGTGACATCACAGAAGTATCGTATGGAACTTTTATATGAAGGTCCCAAAGATGACGAGGCTGCAACTGGTGAGATGAATTAAATTGTTTGTGTTTAACTTTCAAATTGGAATTGGGTAATAACATGGACAATTCTGAAtggaattaatttaattttatcataatataGCACAAGGGTATTTTGAAAACAGTGTGGCACTTCGCGGGCAAgctattcaaaattggcactccTCTGCAggcctcacaattttttttgcgGGCCGCTGTTTGCACTCCTCTGACACAAAACCTTACATCTTTACTCAAGGTATCAAAAACTGCGATCCTAAAGGGCCTCTGGTAATGTACATCAGTAAAATGGTACCTACAAGTGACAAGGAGAAATTCTACGCTTTTGGCAGAGTTTTCTCTGGAACTGTTAAAACTGGGCAGGAAGTTCGAATCTTGGGTCCTAATTATGTTCCTGGTAAAAAAGAAGACTTGTACATGAAGCGGATTGAAAggtgttattttttttactaacTTGATATTACTTTCTGCTATTACTGCTGGTGCTGGGATATCATTGTGATTAGGGCTGTAACAGCGGTGTTTCGACTTTCGAAATgcatattatgacgtcatagccaAAAGGAAACTGAAATTTGTTGTGGTATCACCATCACGTCTGAGCATAATaaaacatgccaatgtcatACTTcaacccgagttcaggttgtgcgccatcttggtgcgcatacttcaggaggtcccaaaaaACGATATTTGCTCGCCATATTCAATTATTAAACCGATTATAACGTACATACATTCTCAATTTAACAACTTTTTTTATGTCTATAGAACTATTCTTTTGATGGGACATCACATTAAACCAATTGAAGACGTGCCATGCGGTAATTTTGCTGGTTTGTCAGGAGTGGATCAGTATCTGGTCAAGACTGGAACCATCACAACTTTGGCAACTGTATGTATTTACAttttatcttaatttttttcattaaactTGTTCCTACAAACTTGTCACTTCTGAAGCATCATTCCTCCTATGTGCATTGTTGATGAATATCAATATTCAAAACCTGAGCAATGTTTGAACTTCCACACCTATGTTCAACAGGCTTACAACATGAAAGTGATAAAGTTCAGCGTGTCGCCTGTGGTACGTGTTGCAGTGGAAGTTAAAAAATCAGAAGATCTGCCTAAGCTTGTAGAAGGACTGAAAAGGTAAGTTATTTTCTATCAAGGGCTGTGACAATGGCAAACCTACTTTATACAGAAGGAATTTTCACAACAGTATAAACTATGTATATATACTCGGGTActtgtatatttaaatttcgaTAAGAAGTATGCAGTTTCTTTTTTCAAGCAGTGCAGTTATTGAATATTGCAAGTTTTCGTACCTCATAATGAATTTGGTTTATATTTTACCAATGTGTCAAAACACAAGCTTTGTCAATATAAACTAGGATTGATTGCTTTCTTGGATATAATTTGCATTGGATTTTGTGTTAATTTAAGATTGAAATAGATGAAAAAGgtattgtatatatatctaGATTGGCAAAATCTGATCCTATGGTTCAGTTCATTATTGAAGAGAGTGGAGAGCACATTGTTGCTGGGGCAGGAGAATTGCATCTTAAGAGTCGCATGAAAGATTTGGAAGAAGATTTAGCCAACATCCCACTGAAGGTTTTTATTATATACATCAGGTGTGGCCAACCTGCTCTCGACTGCGATCGAGTCTGCGATAAAGTCATACACAAAACGAATGAGTAGGCCTACTGGATATGTAGATAACTACACACACGCATACAgaaaattccaccgctgccaataagatCGGCTCTGTGGGCACTCGCTgctaaaaatttgtattttttattgcgtTTAATTTGTGAATTTGATTGTGTAATTGTATCTGGAGtacattttcatcatttttttagGATTTATTCGAATCATATAATTCAGATCTAAGGCCTGACTCATTTTCAGTCGTAGGTGTTGTCTAAACAacgaaaaattgaatattctcAATTCTCAAACTATATATGTTACATAACTGCTCAAatttcagtatctaatttacaattattTCCAAGTCCGATTCGTCGCTCGctttgaattagaaaaaatcGGGCATTCTGACGCCACTGCTACCATTGCAAATACACTTTTCCACACTACTCTTGAAGTGAGAAAATGAATTTTGCACactgcagaagttattgtaAGATCGTTTTTCATGCAAGACACACAGTATTCGGTAAGTTCATttctaaaccttggcagcggcgaAACTTTTATTTGTTCGGTACAGTATTCTTCCAGTTTCAAAACACATAACAGGCGCTGTATGAAACTGGTTCGAAGGTATTTTTTGGggtattttattaatttcactTAAAATCAGACGTGATCGACAAGTCGAGACTCTATTCCAATCCACGATCGACGTGTAGGCCACCAGTGATATACATGATAATGTTTTTGATTTAGATTGAATCCGCCTTTTCAGTACTGTATCAATAATTCCATTGATTCTCAGATATCTGACCTATTCGTATCTTACCGTGAAACCGTGACGAAGGAATCTGGTGTCATGTGC
This genomic interval from Styela clava chromosome 15, kaStyClav1.hap1.2, whole genome shotgun sequence contains the following:
- the LOC144432394 gene encoding translation elongation factor 2-like isoform X3 translates to MVNFTDDQIRGIMDKKANIRIMSVIAGEDHEKSTLTDILVSKAGITAVSEAGITAEKAGESPAHSLYYELPGTEKDDNGFLINLINSPGHVDFSSEVTAALRVTDGALVVVDYNSGRPISDQTVTALRQAIAERIKPIVFINKMDSALSQQQVGKEDLYQIFNRIVESTNVFISTFGGSDETQAFRDIQVFPNKGTVGFGSGLQGWAFSLKQFAEMYAEKFQTTAEKLIDKLWGDNFFDIGTKMWSETKSDTNERAFCLYVLDPIYKARDAIMNNNKQEIEKWMKSTGVTLKGDDKDKTGVSLMEVFMRTWLPAGDTLLQMIAIHLPSPVTSQKYRMELLYEGPKDDEAATGIKNCDPKGPLVMYISKMVPTSDKEKFYAFGRVFSGTVKTGQEVRILGPNYVPGKKEDLYMKRIERTILLMGHHIKPIEDVPCGNFAGLSGVDQYLVKTGTITTLATAYNMKVIKFSVSPVVRVAVEVKKSEDLPKLVEGLKRLAKSDPMVQFIIEESGEHIVAGAGELHLKSRMKDLEEDLANIPLKISDLFVSYRETVTKESGVMCISKSPNKHNILYMRAKACPEGLDEAIDDGDVTPRQNIKTRAGLLADKFDMDVNEARNIWGFGPGGTGPNLLMDVTNGVQYLNEIRDSVVTGFQWATEKGVLCEENMRGVLVKVHDVTLHADAIHRGGAQIIPTTRRCIYACQLTASPALLEPIYWVAIKCPEAAVGRIYIVLKRRRGQLIEYDRQPGTSWYNIKAYLPVNESFAPNRKELLLVLNLSTSD
- the LOC144432394 gene encoding translation elongation factor 2-like isoform X1 codes for the protein MVNFTDDQIRGIMDKKANIRIMSVIAGEDHEKSTLTDILVSKAGITAVSEAGITAEKAGESPAHSLYYELPGTEKDDNGFLINLINSPGHVDFSSEVTAALRVTDGALVVVDYNSGRPISDQTVTALRQAIAERIKPIVFINKMDSALSQQQVGKEDLYQIFNRIVESTNVFISTFGGSDETQAFRDIQVFPNKGTVGFGSGLQGWAFSLKQFAEMYAEKFQTTAEKLIDKLWGDNFFDIGTKMWSETKSDTNERAFCLYVLDPIYKARDAIMNNNKQEIEKWMKSTGVTLKGDDKDKTGVSLMEVFMRTWLPAGDTLLQMIAIHLPSPVTSQKYRMELLYEGPKDDEAATGIKNCDPKGPLVMYISKMVPTSDKEKFYAFGRVFSGTVKTGQEVRILGPNYVPGKKEDLYMKRIERTILLMGHHIKPIEDVPCGNFAGLSGVDQYLVKTGTITTLATAYNMKVIKFSVSPVVRVAVEVKKSEDLPKLVEGLKRLAKSDPMVQFIIEESGEHIVAGAGELHLKSRMKDLEEDLANIPLKISDLFVSYRETVTKESGVMCISKSPNKHNILYMRAKACPEGLDEAIDDGDVTPRQNIKTRAGLLADKFDMDVNEARNIWGFGPGGTGPNLLMDVTNGVQYLNEIRDSVVTGFQWATEKGVLCEENMRGVLVKVHDVTLHADAIHRGGAQIIPTTRRCIYACQLTASPALLEPIYWVAIKCPEAAVGRIYIVLKRRRGQLIEYDRQPGTSWYNIKAYLPVNESFGFTEDLRNTSGQAFYHFVFDHWSILLENKRDEIISITRKRKGLSEEVPKLDQYLDTP
- the LOC144432394 gene encoding translation elongation factor 2-like isoform X2, with translation MDKKANIRIMSVIAGEDHEKSTLTDILVSKAGITAVSEAGITAEKAGESPAHSLYYELPGTEKDDNGFLINLINSPGHVDFSSEVTAALRVTDGALVVVDYNSGRPISDQTVTALRQAIAERIKPIVFINKMDSALSQQQVGKEDLYQIFNRIVESTNVFISTFGGSDETQAFRDIQVFPNKGTVGFGSGLQGWAFSLKQFAEMYAEKFQTTAEKLIDKLWGDNFFDIGTKMWSETKSDTNERAFCLYVLDPIYKARDAIMNNNKQEIEKWMKSTGVTLKGDDKDKTGVSLMEVFMRTWLPAGDTLLQMIAIHLPSPVTSQKYRMELLYEGPKDDEAATGIKNCDPKGPLVMYISKMVPTSDKEKFYAFGRVFSGTVKTGQEVRILGPNYVPGKKEDLYMKRIERTILLMGHHIKPIEDVPCGNFAGLSGVDQYLVKTGTITTLATAYNMKVIKFSVSPVVRVAVEVKKSEDLPKLVEGLKRLAKSDPMVQFIIEESGEHIVAGAGELHLKSRMKDLEEDLANIPLKISDLFVSYRETVTKESGVMCISKSPNKHNILYMRAKACPEGLDEAIDDGDVTPRQNIKTRAGLLADKFDMDVNEARNIWGFGPGGTGPNLLMDVTNGVQYLNEIRDSVVTGFQWATEKGVLCEENMRGVLVKVHDVTLHADAIHRGGAQIIPTTRRCIYACQLTASPALLEPIYWVAIKCPEAAVGRIYIVLKRRRGQLIEYDRQPGTSWYNIKAYLPVNESFGFTEDLRNTSGQAFYHFVFDHWSILLENKRDEIISITRKRKGLSEEVPKLDQYLDTP